From Prochlorococcus marinus XMU1419, a single genomic window includes:
- the pyrH gene encoding UMP kinase yields the protein MTYKRVLLKLSGEALMGEKPYGIDPAIVQSIAEDVSKVIDNNVQLAIVVGGGNIFRGLKGSADGMDRATADYVGMLATVMNAISLQDGLERVGVATRVQTAIEMQEIAEPYIRRRAMRHLEKGRVVVFGGGCGNPFFTTDTTAALRAAEINAEVVMKATKVDGVYNCDPNKFKDAKKFSTLSYQQVLSDEIAVMDSTAIALCKDNNIPIMVFDIFKKGNISKAVAGDPIGSLIS from the coding sequence ATGACTTACAAAAGAGTTCTCTTAAAACTTAGTGGTGAAGCACTAATGGGTGAAAAACCTTATGGTATTGATCCAGCCATAGTTCAGTCAATTGCAGAGGATGTTTCAAAAGTTATAGATAATAATGTACAACTTGCAATCGTTGTTGGGGGAGGGAATATTTTTAGGGGGCTTAAAGGGTCTGCTGATGGCATGGATAGAGCCACGGCTGATTATGTTGGAATGCTCGCAACAGTAATGAATGCTATTTCGCTTCAAGATGGTTTAGAAAGAGTAGGAGTTGCAACCAGGGTTCAAACTGCAATAGAAATGCAGGAAATTGCAGAACCATACATTAGAAGAAGAGCTATGAGACACCTTGAAAAAGGCAGAGTTGTAGTATTCGGAGGTGGATGCGGAAATCCATTTTTCACAACTGACACTACAGCAGCTCTGAGGGCAGCCGAGATAAACGCTGAAGTTGTTATGAAGGCTACCAAAGTTGATGGAGTATATAATTGTGATCCTAATAAATTTAAAGACGCAAAGAAATTTTCTACTCTTAGTTATCAACAAGTTCTTAGTGATGAAATTGCAGTAATGGATAGTACTGCAATTGCATTATGCAAAGATAACAATATCCCTATCATGGTATTTGATATATTCAAAAAAGGAAACATCTCTAAAGCTGTTGCTGGGGATCCTATAGGTTCATTAATTAGTTAA